A window of Haliscomenobacter hydrossis DSM 1100 contains these coding sequences:
- a CDS encoding T9SS type A sorting domain-containing protein, with translation MKKKRCFWITCTLLIAQLQVQMGIAQNTQTITDSRLVRFEQFVYGLPTPSDSTPIVRRFNTYPSPTERVERTEQFQAGGWVPQGLNTSTFDDQQRLLMNTQQVYNATTKQYTPILRFQVFPKETNGLADSTLTYSWDVVGNKWDLTSRIKGIYNNQGQLLETQTSAFIAGQTQQGKALYFYDAAKNNTKTETYSIQGEVSTLNSFAVYTIENGQLANSTTYSVSPTKDTLPTGRSLNQYTSSGLLSKAESFTWDSTARSWVLIATTQNEYDANQRLSSRVFSYIELNQKIRTDFFYTPKNDIAIEANYRLNAGATSWRLEYKGFFFYDQASSLRSAGSQARTMAISPNPSSGKIRLDLPLNASFQVLNTAGKLINSGQMNQQNGEIDLSPFPAGVYWIRAREGATNFVGRVIKQ, from the coding sequence ATGAAAAAAAAACGATGTTTTTGGATCACTTGTACTTTGCTTATTGCTCAGTTACAGGTGCAAATGGGTATTGCGCAAAATACTCAAACCATTACCGATTCAAGGCTCGTCCGCTTCGAGCAGTTTGTCTATGGCTTACCCACGCCCAGTGATTCTACCCCAATAGTGCGTCGGTTCAATACCTACCCCAGCCCAACTGAACGCGTTGAACGCACGGAGCAATTTCAAGCAGGGGGCTGGGTTCCACAAGGTCTAAACACTTCTACATTTGACGATCAGCAGCGCCTGTTGATGAATACTCAGCAGGTTTACAACGCCACCACCAAACAATACACGCCGATTTTGCGCTTTCAGGTTTTCCCTAAAGAAACCAATGGCCTGGCTGATTCTACATTAACTTATAGCTGGGATGTTGTAGGGAATAAATGGGATTTAACATCGCGTATAAAAGGCATTTACAACAATCAGGGACAATTGTTGGAGACCCAGACGAGTGCTTTTATTGCCGGGCAAACCCAACAAGGCAAAGCGCTGTATTTTTATGATGCGGCAAAGAACAATACAAAAACTGAGACCTACAGTATCCAGGGTGAAGTCAGCACCTTGAACAGCTTCGCAGTCTATACGATTGAAAACGGGCAACTGGCTAATTCTACCACTTATTCTGTAAGTCCGACCAAAGATACTTTACCCACAGGCCGCTCGTTGAATCAATACACAAGTTCAGGGTTGCTGTCAAAGGCAGAAAGTTTCACCTGGGATTCAACAGCGCGTAGTTGGGTGCTCATTGCCACTACTCAAAACGAATACGATGCCAATCAACGCCTAAGTTCCCGCGTATTCAGCTACATTGAATTGAATCAAAAAATACGCACCGATTTTTTTTACACACCAAAAAACGACATTGCTATTGAGGCGAATTACCGCTTGAATGCGGGAGCTACTAGCTGGAGGCTTGAATATAAGGGTTTCTTTTTCTACGACCAGGCATCTTCCTTGCGCTCAGCAGGTTCTCAGGCTCGCACCATGGCCATCAGTCCCAATCCCAGCTCTGGCAAAATCCGCCTGGACTTGCCACTCAATGCCTCTTTTCAAGTACTCAATACCGCTGGAAAATTGATCAATTCTGGGCAAATGAACCAGCAAAATGGGGAAATCGACCTCAGTCCATTCCCTGCCGGTGTGTATTGGATCAGGGCGCGAGAAGGAGCTACAAATTTCGTAGGGCGGGTAATCAAGCAGTAA
- a CDS encoding M28 family peptidase, translated as MKKPLFLSMILLLSITLKAQMDQTAQRFASTITAEDLKSHLFKLTSAEFEGRETGTEGQRLAADYIASQMKSWNLPAIGEAGTYFQYITFTNQSWRKIEMKDADKELRHLWDYYAYPGTNPKQFDGNFEDAVFLGFGIDAPEYSDYKGVDVTGKLVVVYDGEPMHQGKSWVSGSATPSEWATDWRKKAKVAKANGAAALFIIDRKFKENVAEARKAILNSRNDMAKDEDPEANYAPNYFITTDLAKSMFGKLVSKVTGARDKIESKGKPRNVGFKCAVKMVAEKNYSQLKGSNVLGFIEGTDPKLKDEYVVVTAHYDHLGKRGDDMYPGADDNASGTSTVLEICQAFVEAKKAGLGPRRSVLCMLVSGEEKGLLGSQYYAQYPIFPLEKTVVDVNVDMVGRVDDEHKDNPDYIYVIGADRLSSELHQINEHANSTYTNLTLDYKYNDEKDPNRYYYRSDHYNFAKKGIPAIFYFNGTHADYHRTSDTPDKINFEKMTKIGHLVFYTSWELANRDGRIKVDKK; from the coding sequence ATGAAAAAACCACTCTTTTTATCTATGATCCTGCTCCTGAGCATCACGCTCAAGGCCCAGATGGATCAAACCGCCCAACGTTTTGCGTCGACCATCACCGCTGAAGACCTGAAGAGCCACCTCTTCAAACTCACTTCTGCCGAATTTGAAGGCCGCGAAACAGGCACCGAAGGGCAACGCCTCGCGGCGGATTATATCGCTTCACAAATGAAATCCTGGAATTTGCCCGCCATTGGCGAGGCGGGTACCTACTTTCAGTACATCACCTTCACCAACCAAAGCTGGCGCAAGATTGAGATGAAAGACGCGGATAAAGAGCTCCGCCATCTTTGGGATTATTACGCTTATCCGGGCACCAACCCCAAACAGTTTGACGGCAATTTTGAAGACGCTGTATTCCTTGGCTTTGGCATTGACGCCCCAGAATACAGTGATTATAAAGGAGTTGATGTGACGGGGAAATTGGTGGTAGTGTACGACGGAGAACCCATGCACCAGGGCAAATCCTGGGTCAGTGGTAGCGCTACACCTTCGGAATGGGCGACGGATTGGCGAAAAAAAGCCAAAGTCGCCAAAGCCAACGGCGCCGCTGCATTGTTCATCATCGATCGCAAATTCAAGGAGAATGTAGCGGAAGCCCGCAAGGCCATCCTCAATTCGCGCAACGACATGGCCAAGGACGAAGATCCCGAGGCCAATTATGCCCCCAACTATTTCATCACCACCGATTTGGCCAAGAGCATGTTTGGTAAACTGGTGAGCAAGGTTACTGGCGCACGCGATAAGATTGAAAGCAAAGGCAAACCCCGCAATGTTGGGTTCAAATGCGCCGTAAAAATGGTTGCCGAGAAAAACTACAGCCAGCTCAAAGGTTCCAATGTGCTGGGATTCATTGAAGGTACTGATCCTAAACTGAAAGACGAGTATGTTGTGGTCACCGCCCATTACGATCACCTGGGCAAGCGCGGCGACGACATGTACCCCGGTGCTGATGACAATGCCTCGGGCACTTCAACGGTACTGGAAATATGTCAGGCTTTTGTGGAAGCCAAAAAAGCTGGTCTGGGCCCTCGCCGCAGCGTGTTGTGTATGCTCGTTTCTGGCGAAGAAAAAGGGCTTTTGGGTTCTCAGTATTATGCCCAATACCCCATTTTTCCACTTGAAAAAACCGTGGTTGACGTGAACGTTGACATGGTCGGAAGGGTAGACGACGAGCACAAAGACAACCCTGATTACATTTACGTCATCGGTGCCGACCGTTTGAGTTCAGAGCTGCACCAGATCAACGAGCATGCCAACTCAACGTACACCAATTTGACTTTGGACTACAAATACAACGACGAAAAAGATCCCAATCGTTATTACTACCGTTCGGATCACTACAACTTTGCCAAAAAGGGCATTCCGGCCATTTTTTACTTCAATGGCACCCATGCCGATTACCACCGCACCAGCGATACGCCCGATAAAATCAATTTTGAAAAAATGACCAAAATCGGCCACCTGGTATTTTATACTTCCTGGGAATTGGCCAATCGGGATGGGCGCATTAAAGTGGATAAGAAATAA
- a CDS encoding CPBP family intramembrane glutamic endopeptidase, giving the protein MNTKTLLLLLVVVLIYLTWLVLHQVIFHRSFCRPANRVAEYFYHRLSGFLFLGVISYWIGSHWFDLSPAQMGIGFTLNNVAQWSLLAAVLVIPALMFWVGPQKRNLWDNPKIRAKYWSWALVLFSTLSWIIYLFAYEFFFRGFLLFPCIEKWGLVCAVVINVVFYSLAHLDQGWRMVIGAAVFSVVLSLISFYTGNFYAAFLIHVINACCNEWISLYHHPEMRVKGLI; this is encoded by the coding sequence ATGAACACCAAAACACTATTGCTGCTTTTAGTGGTTGTATTGATTTATTTGACCTGGCTGGTTCTGCACCAGGTTATTTTTCATCGTAGTTTTTGCCGTCCGGCCAATCGCGTTGCCGAGTATTTTTATCATCGGCTATCGGGGTTTCTATTTTTAGGGGTAATCTCTTATTGGATTGGGAGTCATTGGTTTGATCTAAGCCCGGCTCAGATGGGGATTGGTTTTACCCTCAACAACGTTGCGCAGTGGTCATTACTTGCGGCAGTACTCGTCATTCCGGCCCTGATGTTTTGGGTTGGTCCCCAAAAAAGAAACCTCTGGGACAACCCCAAGATTCGTGCAAAGTACTGGAGTTGGGCATTGGTGCTATTCAGTACTTTGAGTTGGATCATTTACCTCTTTGCTTACGAGTTCTTTTTTCGTGGTTTTCTCCTGTTTCCTTGCATCGAGAAATGGGGATTGGTTTGCGCTGTCGTGATCAATGTGGTTTTTTATTCCCTGGCTCACCTGGATCAAGGCTGGAGGATGGTAATCGGTGCAGCAGTGTTTTCAGTCGTTTTATCCCTGATCAGTTTTTATACGGGAAATTTTTATGCTGCTTTTTTGATCCATGTGATCAATGCTTGTTGCAATGAGTGGATTTCTTTATACCATCATCCGGAGATGCGGGTGAAAGGTTTAATTTAA
- a CDS encoding FAD-binding protein: MSNGAPLSKRLDYISCEKKRWRNATRNVDVTPQLTFQPSSKEDLIEIIQDAESRALRVRVVGSGHSFSHVAAPAVSDYFVEMFKLNACSPYEAALKPGLYDRHFVKAQAGLRIKCLNKKLFKLGLALDNMGAFDWQTVSGALSTGTHGTGIKQPAFPDMVRAVILIGSGGKVSHIEPSDGITDPGDFEKFAQNKGIELIQDDDLFYSVVLSLGGMGLIYEVVLEVSPKYWIKETRSVLDWETELKPKLLNGYFKKLVEEQYDFVSFRVNPYKTFPKKLGKEVQLCALTVQKKYPWNQRPPERGWAARTKNVLSTILGDLGILSWIIVRWLNWRPASTPNSINNVIKGTRDKLFVGRSYKVLYQTGLSIRKHGISSEFSFPVDYRKLVDLIEDVCDHLEDCRTNHKVYQTSHIPVRFVPQSQAYLSPCCDGPRMFVDFPTLEDVKGSKEIMKLTQHHLIELKGGVPHWGKVNEYIYDKSGFIDTHYPKAKRWREIRRKLDPKGTFLSDFIKKVGLE, from the coding sequence ATGAGCAACGGAGCACCACTTTCCAAACGATTGGACTATATTTCCTGTGAAAAAAAACGCTGGCGCAATGCTACCCGCAACGTAGATGTGACGCCTCAACTTACTTTTCAACCCAGCTCTAAAGAAGACCTCATCGAGATCATCCAGGATGCAGAATCCAGAGCCTTGCGGGTGCGGGTGGTGGGTTCAGGGCATTCCTTTTCTCATGTCGCAGCACCGGCAGTTTCCGATTATTTTGTCGAAATGTTTAAGCTCAATGCTTGTAGTCCTTATGAAGCGGCTTTAAAACCCGGACTTTACGATCGGCACTTTGTCAAGGCTCAGGCTGGACTACGCATCAAATGTTTGAATAAAAAGTTATTCAAATTGGGCTTGGCACTTGATAACATGGGGGCTTTTGATTGGCAAACCGTTTCCGGAGCACTCTCTACCGGCACTCATGGTACCGGCATCAAGCAGCCAGCGTTTCCAGACATGGTACGGGCCGTAATCTTGATTGGCAGTGGGGGGAAAGTGAGCCATATTGAACCCAGTGATGGCATTACAGACCCTGGTGATTTTGAAAAATTTGCACAGAACAAAGGAATTGAACTCATCCAAGACGACGATCTATTTTACAGCGTTGTACTTAGCCTTGGTGGCATGGGGCTCATTTATGAAGTGGTGCTGGAAGTAAGCCCCAAATATTGGATCAAAGAAACCCGCAGTGTACTGGATTGGGAAACCGAGCTCAAACCCAAACTGTTGAATGGATATTTCAAAAAATTGGTGGAAGAGCAGTACGATTTCGTCTCTTTCAGAGTGAATCCATACAAGACTTTCCCCAAAAAACTCGGCAAAGAAGTACAACTGTGTGCTTTGACCGTACAGAAAAAGTACCCCTGGAACCAGCGTCCTCCTGAACGCGGCTGGGCTGCACGTACCAAAAACGTACTGAGTACCATTTTAGGCGATCTGGGGATTTTATCTTGGATCATTGTACGGTGGCTCAATTGGCGACCCGCCTCAACGCCAAACTCCATCAACAACGTCATCAAAGGTACCCGCGACAAATTGTTTGTGGGACGCAGTTACAAAGTTTTGTACCAAACCGGGTTGAGTATCCGCAAACATGGTATTAGTTCTGAGTTCTCCTTTCCGGTAGATTACCGGAAGCTAGTCGACTTGATAGAGGACGTTTGTGATCATTTAGAGGACTGTAGAACAAACCACAAAGTGTATCAAACTTCCCATATTCCCGTACGTTTTGTACCTCAATCCCAGGCCTATCTTTCTCCTTGCTGTGATGGACCACGGATGTTTGTCGATTTTCCTACCCTGGAAGATGTAAAGGGTAGTAAAGAGATCATGAAACTGACCCAACATCATTTAATTGAATTGAAAGGGGGCGTCCCGCATTGGGGGAAGGTCAATGAGTACATTTACGATAAGTCTGGGTTCATTGATACCCATTACCCTAAGGCCAAAAGATGGCGTGAAATTCGGCGAAAACTGGATCCGAAAGGCACTTTCCTGAGTGATTTTATAAAAAAAGTGGGTTTGGAGTAA
- a CDS encoding patatin-like phospholipase family protein produces MQKPIKVLSIDGGGTRGVFPATLLNCIEKETGKKIHELFDVIVGAATGGIIATALAAGMDTKSIGDIYLHQAKYILPRSFFRSVWNIRGLFAAKYSNQNLKKLLEEKFGNKTLADVDGPVFLFPTLKLNPALSTGQIKGFKVEIFNTKNPEHGKELLVDVALRTAAAATNLPIYQGYVEGGNYANDPALAGFFYCLGIPKEQGGEGGLGAALSDIKILSIGCGSDGKSFIPTDKIGRGNWGVFRWLGYLVSLVIEAKMVATQYYLRQIFTSDQYLRINVDYNAPEAPAALRGQKLAIDVRDQPQLDAIHEYAYLTFEKHKTTILNFIQ; encoded by the coding sequence ATGCAAAAACCCATTAAAGTATTGTCGATTGACGGCGGAGGGACCCGTGGTGTTTTCCCGGCTACCCTCCTTAATTGTATCGAAAAAGAAACCGGAAAAAAAATTCACGAGCTATTCGATGTTATTGTTGGTGCTGCCACGGGGGGCATCATTGCTACTGCACTGGCAGCAGGGATGGATACCAAGTCAATTGGCGACATTTACCTCCATCAGGCCAAGTACATTTTGCCTCGATCTTTTTTTCGCTCGGTTTGGAATATCCGGGGCTTGTTTGCGGCAAAGTACAGCAACCAGAACTTAAAAAAACTCTTGGAAGAAAAGTTTGGGAACAAAACCCTGGCCGATGTAGATGGCCCAGTTTTTTTGTTTCCTACCCTTAAACTCAATCCTGCGCTATCTACCGGACAAATCAAGGGGTTTAAAGTGGAAATATTCAATACCAAAAACCCCGAGCACGGCAAAGAATTATTGGTCGATGTGGCTTTGCGCACTGCTGCTGCTGCAACCAATTTACCCATTTATCAAGGCTATGTAGAGGGGGGAAATTACGCGAATGACCCTGCCCTGGCGGGGTTTTTCTATTGCCTGGGAATCCCCAAAGAACAGGGTGGCGAAGGTGGCTTAGGTGCTGCACTCAGCGATATAAAAATCCTGTCCATTGGTTGTGGTTCAGATGGAAAATCCTTTATCCCTACCGACAAAATCGGAAGAGGAAACTGGGGAGTTTTTCGTTGGCTCGGGTACTTGGTTTCCTTGGTCATCGAGGCCAAAATGGTGGCTACACAATATTATTTACGGCAAATTTTCACATCAGATCAGTATTTGCGCATCAATGTTGATTACAATGCTCCAGAAGCTCCAGCAGCGCTGCGGGGCCAAAAACTGGCCATTGATGTGCGCGATCAGCCGCAATTGGACGCGATACACGAATATGCATATTTGACTTTTGAAAAACACAAAACGACCATTCTTAACTTTATTCAATAA
- a CDS encoding S66 peptidase family protein, which produces MNRRFFTRNLALGSFIPFVMNGRKSNRRQERPALLKPARLKPGDLVSLITPGSFIPDSTLEKAVKNLEGLGLRIAPGKNLRAKYGFVAGTDAQRLADLHEAFANPEIKAVWCARGGYGCTRLLPYIDYPLIRKNPKVFIGYSDITALHLAFLQKAGLIGFHGPVAQSSFTPYTLEHFMAVVMEGRAPHTIPLAEAYAEPEDALYKFSTLRKGRVQGELQGGNLSLLAAMAGTEFELDATNKLVFLEDIEEKPYRVDRMLTQLRQSAFLHQAAGFALGVFADCGPEEGDESLSLQETVTDRLADIPVPAAYGLSFGHIAHQCTLPLGIMAELDTEAQTLRLLESAVK; this is translated from the coding sequence ATGAATCGTCGCTTTTTTACCCGCAATTTGGCACTCGGCTCTTTTATTCCATTTGTCATGAATGGCCGCAAGAGCAATCGCCGTCAGGAGCGACCCGCCTTGCTCAAACCAGCCCGTTTAAAACCGGGTGATTTGGTGTCCCTCATTACCCCTGGGAGTTTTATTCCTGACTCCACTCTGGAAAAAGCGGTCAAAAACCTGGAAGGATTGGGGCTGAGAATTGCTCCGGGTAAAAATCTGCGGGCCAAATACGGCTTTGTGGCGGGTACCGATGCACAACGTTTGGCCGACTTGCATGAAGCCTTCGCCAATCCGGAAATAAAAGCCGTTTGGTGTGCCCGGGGAGGTTACGGTTGCACTCGTTTATTGCCTTACATCGATTATCCATTGATCCGCAAGAATCCAAAAGTTTTTATTGGTTACAGCGATATTACTGCGCTGCACCTGGCTTTTTTGCAAAAAGCAGGCTTGATCGGTTTTCATGGCCCCGTGGCGCAATCCAGTTTTACCCCTTACACCCTGGAGCATTTTATGGCGGTGGTGATGGAAGGTCGTGCCCCCCATACCATTCCCCTGGCGGAAGCTTATGCCGAGCCGGAAGATGCACTTTACAAATTTTCAACCTTGCGCAAAGGACGGGTACAAGGCGAATTACAAGGAGGGAATCTCAGTTTGTTGGCGGCGATGGCGGGTACCGAGTTTGAGCTGGATGCGACCAATAAACTCGTGTTTTTAGAAGACATTGAGGAAAAGCCTTATCGCGTTGACCGTATGCTCACTCAATTGCGGCAATCGGCCTTTCTACACCAGGCCGCTGGGTTTGCCCTGGGTGTTTTCGCGGATTGCGGACCAGAAGAAGGTGATGAGTCCCTTTCCCTGCAAGAAACGGTAACGGATCGTTTGGCCGATATTCCGGTTCCCGCTGCATATGGTCTTTCCTTTGGGCACATTGCACATCAATGCACCTTACCCCTGGGGATTATGGCAGAATTGGACACCGAGGCTCAAACTTTGAGGTTATTGGAAAGTGCGGTGAAATAA
- a CDS encoding AMP-binding protein, translating into MSEFRPWLKKYPHGIPANINPEEYTSVVDLLEQSFKKYAKKTAFSCMDKAMTYEQIDKYSRDFGAYLLSRGLEPGDKVAIMMPNLLQYPIALFGALRAGLIVVNTNPLYKPREMEHQFKDSGAVAIIIAENYASNLQQILPNTAIKTVITTSIGELLGFPKKIVVNFVVRSLKRMVPKYEILNAVSFTEALTQGKKFQIPPHTGKSDDVIVLQYTGGTTGVSKGAMLTNGNLVSNMLQVKAWCEPFLRHGDEIALCPLPLYHIFAFTVNVLCLMSFGAHNVLVTNARDIPSVIKAMQGNAISVITGVNTLFNALLNNPDFAKLDFSKLKVSSGGGMAVQKAVAEKWQQVTGCYLSEGYGLTETSPVATTNPYDGTGKIGSIGIPLPSTDLRIVDEQGHVVGPNQIGEIQIKGPQVMKGYYNQPEETAQMIVDGWLLTGDIGLMHEDGYFQIVDRKKDMILVSGFNVYPNEVEDVIAAHPKVLEVAAIGVPDDKSTEAVKVFIVKKDKSLNKEEIIAYCRENLTAYKVPRHVEFRDELPKTNVGKILRRALKES; encoded by the coding sequence ATGAGTGAATTTCGCCCTTGGCTCAAAAAATATCCACACGGTATTCCAGCCAATATTAATCCTGAAGAATACACTTCGGTGGTAGACTTGTTGGAACAGTCTTTTAAGAAATACGCCAAAAAAACGGCCTTTTCTTGTATGGACAAAGCCATGACTTATGAGCAAATTGACAAATACTCACGGGATTTCGGGGCTTATTTGTTGTCCAGAGGATTGGAACCAGGGGATAAAGTAGCCATCATGATGCCCAATTTGCTACAATACCCCATCGCTTTATTTGGGGCACTACGAGCGGGGCTGATCGTGGTGAACACCAATCCCTTATATAAGCCGCGGGAAATGGAGCACCAATTCAAAGATTCGGGGGCTGTTGCAATCATCATTGCTGAAAATTATGCATCCAACCTGCAACAGATTCTGCCCAATACCGCCATCAAAACCGTAATCACCACGAGCATTGGTGAGCTGTTGGGTTTTCCCAAAAAAATAGTGGTCAATTTTGTGGTGCGCAGCCTCAAGCGCATGGTGCCCAAGTATGAAATTTTAAATGCCGTTTCTTTCACTGAAGCACTAACCCAGGGCAAGAAATTCCAGATTCCACCCCATACGGGTAAGTCCGATGATGTAATTGTATTGCAGTACACCGGGGGAACCACTGGGGTATCCAAAGGTGCCATGCTCACCAATGGCAACCTGGTAAGCAACATGCTACAGGTCAAAGCCTGGTGTGAGCCATTCCTGAGACATGGGGATGAAATCGCACTTTGTCCACTCCCTCTGTACCACATTTTTGCCTTTACGGTCAATGTGCTGTGCTTGATGAGTTTTGGCGCACACAATGTACTGGTTACCAACGCCCGGGATATTCCTTCGGTCATCAAGGCGATGCAAGGCAATGCCATTTCGGTGATCACGGGGGTTAATACCTTGTTTAACGCCCTGCTGAACAACCCTGATTTTGCCAAACTGGATTTCAGTAAATTGAAAGTGTCTTCTGGCGGAGGTATGGCCGTGCAAAAAGCCGTGGCCGAAAAATGGCAACAAGTAACGGGTTGTTATTTGTCGGAAGGTTATGGCTTGACCGAAACTTCACCGGTAGCAACGACTAACCCTTATGATGGTACCGGCAAAATTGGTTCCATTGGGATTCCATTGCCTTCTACCGATCTCCGCATTGTAGACGAACAGGGGCATGTAGTTGGGCCAAACCAGATCGGTGAAATCCAGATCAAGGGCCCACAAGTGATGAAAGGGTATTACAATCAGCCAGAAGAAACGGCTCAAATGATTGTGGACGGCTGGCTACTAACCGGAGACATTGGCCTAATGCATGAAGATGGTTACTTCCAGATCGTCGACCGCAAAAAAGACATGATTCTGGTGTCGGGCTTCAACGTTTACCCCAACGAGGTGGAAGATGTCATTGCCGCGCACCCCAAAGTGTTGGAAGTAGCAGCAATCGGTGTACCCGATGACAAGTCGACTGAAGCAGTCAAAGTGTTTATTGTTAAAAAAGACAAGTCACTCAATAAGGAAGAAATAATTGCGTATTGTCGGGAGAACCTAACGGCCTATAAAGTGCCCCGACATGTAGAGTTTAGGGATGAATTGCCCAAAACCAATGTCGGGAAAATTCTGCGCCGGGCATTGAAAGAAAGCTAA
- the rpiB gene encoding ribose 5-phosphate isomerase B, whose product MNVKTISIGCDHAGFPYKDAIKVMLTTMGIEVKDYGTYSLDSVDYPDFVHPVANDVENAQADLGVLLCGSGNGVAITANKHQGIRAALCWIEEIAALARQHNNANIVCLPVRYTTLEQAEVIVKTFLNAEFEGGRHAQRVDKIPLGC is encoded by the coding sequence TGAACGTAAAAACCATTTCCATCGGTTGCGACCACGCTGGTTTTCCTTATAAAGATGCGATAAAAGTAATGCTCACGACAATGGGCATTGAAGTAAAGGACTACGGTACCTATTCGCTCGATTCAGTTGATTACCCCGATTTTGTACACCCCGTAGCCAATGATGTGGAAAATGCGCAAGCCGACTTGGGTGTTTTGCTTTGCGGCAGCGGAAATGGAGTCGCCATCACCGCCAACAAACACCAGGGCATCCGGGCAGCGCTATGCTGGATAGAAGAAATAGCCGCGCTGGCTCGGCAGCACAACAACGCCAATATCGTTTGCCTGCCTGTTCGTTACACTACGCTTGAACAAGCGGAAGTGATTGTCAAAACGTTCTTAAACGCCGAGTTTGAAGGAGGAAGGCACGCGCAGCGGGTGGATAAAATTCCGCTGGGGTGTTAA